One window of the Anas acuta chromosome 12, bAnaAcu1.1, whole genome shotgun sequence genome contains the following:
- the ZNF280D gene encoding zinc finger protein 280D isoform X4 → MMMMMSQSLLEKSQAQSHLVHVVQGMRLGGCDDSRCIRIPCFSCAWALADILNRVNFGSSRRGIQNGAPSRGTVTTFKPESHHYPTSASSPSAMPVSSVFQSVSRPTTSSVAVQPLSRPVNVSGTSQTLQRPVAGCLSTQQMPRPSSGISQPVSRPVTIPVTTQPVSRNITVPVVAQPVSRPVTTVTTQPVILNQDYIMDSPPAAPDNTSGILFGVRENSGVPQYQTGPSVNVTGLNESVFVSKRPATSEGNSVTPKKAKPNEVGAGSNSDVSPTVNSPTVTPSQNVSSKGTNATSSNIKNGGPFPRACPKCNIHFNLMDPLKNHMKYCCPDMINNFFPGVAKTECSSTTSKINESEKGKLIMLVNDFYYGKHEGDTQQVQQEQKTHTTFKCFSCLKVLKNNIRFMNHMKHHLELEKQSSESWESHTTCQHCYRQFPTPFQLQCHIESTHTPYESSTICKICELSFETEQVLLQHMKDNHKPGEMPYVCQVCNYRSSAFSDVETHFRTVHENTKHLLCPFCLKVIKIGAPYMHHYMRHQKKGIYRCTKCRLQFLTCKEKMDHKTQHHRTFRKPKQLEGLPPGTKVTIRASLGSLQSGSSVSTSTSTFQLSPKAKNTTTRNHNRSNTNKSKAKSKPSATSKKQNAWTNSSSKKKKVTNTALHNLRYRLGAHKCIECYSEIKDFANHFPTYVHCSLCRYNTSCSKAYVNHMMSFHSARPSKRFWIYKKHSEELRGVTVVCLNCDFLTDGSGLDSMATHLSESHTHTCQVIIENVSVDLPTAEQVSDKQEHESSEETKECNRNQAKKVASVEKNEDNSSFSDTKNVPDLELHDNSSKNSLHEKGACCDSDSNKQLVDKEQKCIHGESELKTCQSSDDGVLTDQTKVQNLDETTLSAMNAKDLKLTLGEDVSFEQFLRKRNEPESVSSDISEQGSIHLEPLTPSEVLEHEATEILQKGNVAPSSKKAERPSERTDETSKESSPNRMETTVNKTDENETS, encoded by the exons atgatgatgatgatgagcCAATCTTTGTTGGAGAAATCTCAAGCTCAAAGCCACCTAGTACAT GTAGTGCAGGGAATGAGGTTAGGTGGTTGTGATGACAGCAGATGTATCAGAATTCCATGTTTTTCCTGTGCTTGGGCTTTGGCAG ATATATTGAACAGAGTCAACTTCGGCTCATCACGAAGGGGGATACAGAATGGTGCACCCAGTAGAG GTACTGTTACTACATTCAAGCCTGAAAGTCACCATTATCCGACatctgcctccagccccagtGCCATGCCTGTCTCATCAGTCTTTCAGTCTGTATCCAGACCTACGACTAGCTCTGTAGCAGTTCAGCCATTGTCTAGACCAGTGAATGTTTCAGGAACTTCACAGACACTGCAGAGACCAGTTGCTGGATGTTTATCAACACAGCAGATGCCCCGGCCAAGTTCTGGAATATCACAGCCTGTTAGCAGACCTGTAACCATTCCAGTGACGACACAGCCAGTATCAAGAAATATCACAGTTCCTGTAGTGGCTCAACCTGTATCCAGGCCAGTGACTACTGTAACAACACAGCCTGTAATACTCAATCAG GATTATATTATGGATTCTCCACCAGCTGCACCAGATAATACATCTGGTATACTGTTTGGTGTGAGAGAGAACTCGGGAGTTCCACAGTACCAGACTGGGCCATCAGTGAATGTAACAG GTCTGAATGAGAGTGTTTTTGTATCTAAGCGTCCTGCTACTTCTGAAGGCAACAGTGTAACTCCAAAAAAGGCCAAGCCTAATGAGGTTGGTGCTGGAAGCAATTCAGATGTTTCACCTACAGTTAACTCTCCAACAGTAACACCATCACAAAATGTATCTTCAAAAG GTACTAATGCTACATCaagcaatattaaaaatggAGGACCTTTTCCACGAGCTTGTCCAAAGTGCAATATTCATTTCAATCTTATGGAtcctttaaaaaatcatatgaag TATTGTTGTCCAGATatgataaataatttcttccctgGAGTGGCCAAAACAGAATGTTCAAGTACAACAAGCAAAATCAATGAATCTGAGAAAGGAAAGTTGATTATGTTAGTTAACGACTTCTATTATGGGAAACATGAAGGTGATACCCAGCAGGTACAACAGGAGCAGAAGACTCATACAACATTTAAGTGCTTCAGCTGTCTGaaagttcttaaaaataacataag GTTTATGAACCACATGAAGCATCACTTAGAGCTTGAGAAGCAGAGCAGTGAAAGCTGGGAAAGCCATACCACCTGCCAGCACTGTTACCGTCAGTTTCCCACCCCATTTCAGCTGCAGTGCCACATTGAAAGTACACACACGCCTTATGAGTCGTCTA CTATTTGTAAAATCTGTGAATTATCCTTTGAAACAGAGCAAGTTCTTTTGCAACATATGAAGGACAATCATAAGCCAGGTGAAATGCCGTATGTTTGCCAG GTATGCAACTACAGATCCTCAGCTTTCTCTGATGTAGAAACACATTTCAGGACAGTtcatgaaaatacaaaacatttgctGTGCCCGTTTTGCctcaaagtaataaaaattgGAGCACCGTATATGCATCATTATATGAGGCATCAG aaaaaaggaatataCCGTTGCACTAAGTGCAGACTGCAATTTTTgacttgcaaagaaaaaatggatCACAAGACTCAGCATCATCGAACATTTAGAAAACCTAAACAGTTAGAAGGATTGCCTCCTGGAACAAAG GTCACTATTCGAGCATCTCTTGGATCTCTTCAGTCAGGATCTTCTGTTAGTACGAGTACATCCACATTTCAGCTATCACCTAAAGCTAAAAATACAACCACTAGAAATCATAACAGATCTAATACAAATAAgtcaaaagcaaaatcaaaaccGTCAGCTACGTCGAAGAAGCAAAATGCATGgaccaacagcagcagcaaaaaaaaaaaagttacaaatacaGCACTGCATAATCTAAG GTATCGTTTGGGAGCTCACAAATGCATTGAGTGTTACTCAGAAATAAAGGATTTTGCAAACCACTTTCCTACATATGTCCACTGTAGCTTATGCAGATATAATACTAGCTGTAGCAAAGCCTACGTGAATCACATGATGAG TTTTCACAGTGCTCGTCCAAGTAAAAGATTTTGGATCTACAAGAAGCATTCAGAAGAGCTACG AGGTGTGACTGTAGTATGTCTTAACTGCGATTTTCTGACCGATGGTTCTGGCTTAGATAGCATGGCCACACATCTGAGTGAAAGCCACACTCATACTTGTCAAGTTATTATAGAGAATG tttctgtagATTTGCCAACTGCTGAACAAGTATCTGA caaACAAGAGCATGAGTcttcagaggaaacaaaagaatgCAATAGAAATCAAGCTAAAAAAGTTGCATCGGTTGAAAAGAATGAAGACAACTCATCATTCTCAGATACAAAAAATGTTCCAGATTTGGAACTCCATGACAATAGCTCCAAGAATTCTTTGCATGAGAAAGGAGCATGTTGTGATTCAGATAGTAACAAACAATTAGtagacaaagaacaaaaatgtattcATGGTGAAAGCGAGTTGAAAACTTGCCAAAGTTCAGATGATGGTGTCTTGACTGACCAGACTAAAGTACAAAACTTGGATGAAACTACACTTTCAGCAATGAACGCAAAGGACTTAAAACTAACATTGGGCGAAGATGTTAGTTTTGAGCAGTtcttgagaaaaagaaatgaacctGAATCCGTTAGTTCAGACATTAGTGAACAAGGCAGTATTCATTTGGAGCCTTTGACTCCATCAGAGGTGCTAGAGCATGAAGCGACTGAAATTCTTCAGAAAGGTAATGTTGCACCTTCATCAAAGAAAGCTGAACGACCCTCTGAACGAACAGATGAGACTTCTAAAGAAAGCAGTCCCAACAGAATGGAAACAACTGTAAACaagacagatgaa
- the ZNF280D gene encoding zinc finger protein 280D isoform X8 — protein MPVSSVFQSVSRPTTSSVAVQPLSRPVNVSGTSQTLQRPVAGCLSTQQMPRPSSGISQPVSRPVTIPVTTQPVSRNITVPVVAQPVSRPVTTVTTQPVILNQDYIMDSPPAAPDNTSGILFGVRENSGVPQYQTGPSVNVTGLNESVFVSKRPATSEGNSVTPKKAKPNEVGAGSNSDVSPTVNSPTVTPSQNVSSKGTNATSSNIKNGGPFPRACPKCNIHFNLMDPLKNHMKYCCPDMINNFFPGVAKTECSSTTSKINESEKGKLIMLVNDFYYGKHEGDTQQVQQEQKTHTTFKCFSCLKVLKNNIRFMNHMKHHLELEKQSSESWESHTTCQHCYRQFPTPFQLQCHIESTHTPYESSTICKICELSFETEQVLLQHMKDNHKPGEMPYVCQVCNYRSSAFSDVETHFRTVHENTKHLLCPFCLKVIKIGAPYMHHYMRHQKKGIYRCTKCRLQFLTCKEKMDHKTQHHRTFRKPKQLEGLPPGTKVTIRASLGSLQSGSSVSTSTSTFQLSPKAKNTTTRNHNRSNTNKSKAKSKPSATSKKQNAWTNSSSKKKKVTNTALHNLRYRLGAHKCIECYSEIKDFANHFPTYVHCSLCRYNTSCSKAYVNHMMSFHSARPSKRFWIYKKHSEELRGVTVVCLNCDFLTDGSGLDSMATHLSESHTHTCQVIIENVSVDLPTAEQVSELKNEICILEREAKLEKNSRPSLSEGKTETPTFKSKQEHESSEETKECNRNQAKKVASVEKNEDNSSFSDTKNVPDLELHDNSSKNSLHEKGACCDSDSNKQLVDKEQKCIHGESELKTCQSSDDGVLTDQTKVQNLDETTLSAMNAKDLKLTLGEDVSFEQFLRKRNEPESVSSDISEQGSIHLEPLTPSEVLEHEATEILQKGNVAPSSKKAERPSERTDETSKESSPNRMETTVNKTDENETS, from the exons ATGCCTGTCTCATCAGTCTTTCAGTCTGTATCCAGACCTACGACTAGCTCTGTAGCAGTTCAGCCATTGTCTAGACCAGTGAATGTTTCAGGAACTTCACAGACACTGCAGAGACCAGTTGCTGGATGTTTATCAACACAGCAGATGCCCCGGCCAAGTTCTGGAATATCACAGCCTGTTAGCAGACCTGTAACCATTCCAGTGACGACACAGCCAGTATCAAGAAATATCACAGTTCCTGTAGTGGCTCAACCTGTATCCAGGCCAGTGACTACTGTAACAACACAGCCTGTAATACTCAATCAG GATTATATTATGGATTCTCCACCAGCTGCACCAGATAATACATCTGGTATACTGTTTGGTGTGAGAGAGAACTCGGGAGTTCCACAGTACCAGACTGGGCCATCAGTGAATGTAACAG GTCTGAATGAGAGTGTTTTTGTATCTAAGCGTCCTGCTACTTCTGAAGGCAACAGTGTAACTCCAAAAAAGGCCAAGCCTAATGAGGTTGGTGCTGGAAGCAATTCAGATGTTTCACCTACAGTTAACTCTCCAACAGTAACACCATCACAAAATGTATCTTCAAAAG GTACTAATGCTACATCaagcaatattaaaaatggAGGACCTTTTCCACGAGCTTGTCCAAAGTGCAATATTCATTTCAATCTTATGGAtcctttaaaaaatcatatgaag TATTGTTGTCCAGATatgataaataatttcttccctgGAGTGGCCAAAACAGAATGTTCAAGTACAACAAGCAAAATCAATGAATCTGAGAAAGGAAAGTTGATTATGTTAGTTAACGACTTCTATTATGGGAAACATGAAGGTGATACCCAGCAGGTACAACAGGAGCAGAAGACTCATACAACATTTAAGTGCTTCAGCTGTCTGaaagttcttaaaaataacataag GTTTATGAACCACATGAAGCATCACTTAGAGCTTGAGAAGCAGAGCAGTGAAAGCTGGGAAAGCCATACCACCTGCCAGCACTGTTACCGTCAGTTTCCCACCCCATTTCAGCTGCAGTGCCACATTGAAAGTACACACACGCCTTATGAGTCGTCTA CTATTTGTAAAATCTGTGAATTATCCTTTGAAACAGAGCAAGTTCTTTTGCAACATATGAAGGACAATCATAAGCCAGGTGAAATGCCGTATGTTTGCCAG GTATGCAACTACAGATCCTCAGCTTTCTCTGATGTAGAAACACATTTCAGGACAGTtcatgaaaatacaaaacatttgctGTGCCCGTTTTGCctcaaagtaataaaaattgGAGCACCGTATATGCATCATTATATGAGGCATCAG aaaaaaggaatataCCGTTGCACTAAGTGCAGACTGCAATTTTTgacttgcaaagaaaaaatggatCACAAGACTCAGCATCATCGAACATTTAGAAAACCTAAACAGTTAGAAGGATTGCCTCCTGGAACAAAG GTCACTATTCGAGCATCTCTTGGATCTCTTCAGTCAGGATCTTCTGTTAGTACGAGTACATCCACATTTCAGCTATCACCTAAAGCTAAAAATACAACCACTAGAAATCATAACAGATCTAATACAAATAAgtcaaaagcaaaatcaaaaccGTCAGCTACGTCGAAGAAGCAAAATGCATGgaccaacagcagcagcaaaaaaaaaaaagttacaaatacaGCACTGCATAATCTAAG GTATCGTTTGGGAGCTCACAAATGCATTGAGTGTTACTCAGAAATAAAGGATTTTGCAAACCACTTTCCTACATATGTCCACTGTAGCTTATGCAGATATAATACTAGCTGTAGCAAAGCCTACGTGAATCACATGATGAG TTTTCACAGTGCTCGTCCAAGTAAAAGATTTTGGATCTACAAGAAGCATTCAGAAGAGCTACG AGGTGTGACTGTAGTATGTCTTAACTGCGATTTTCTGACCGATGGTTCTGGCTTAGATAGCATGGCCACACATCTGAGTGAAAGCCACACTCATACTTGTCAAGTTATTATAGAGAATG tttctgtagATTTGCCAACTGCTGAACAAGTATCTGA GTTAAAGAACGAAATCTGCATTCTAGAGAGGGAAGCTAAGTTGGAG aaaaattcAAGACCTAGTttatctgaaggaaaaacagaaacaccaaCATTTAAAAG caaACAAGAGCATGAGTcttcagaggaaacaaaagaatgCAATAGAAATCAAGCTAAAAAAGTTGCATCGGTTGAAAAGAATGAAGACAACTCATCATTCTCAGATACAAAAAATGTTCCAGATTTGGAACTCCATGACAATAGCTCCAAGAATTCTTTGCATGAGAAAGGAGCATGTTGTGATTCAGATAGTAACAAACAATTAGtagacaaagaacaaaaatgtattcATGGTGAAAGCGAGTTGAAAACTTGCCAAAGTTCAGATGATGGTGTCTTGACTGACCAGACTAAAGTACAAAACTTGGATGAAACTACACTTTCAGCAATGAACGCAAAGGACTTAAAACTAACATTGGGCGAAGATGTTAGTTTTGAGCAGTtcttgagaaaaagaaatgaacctGAATCCGTTAGTTCAGACATTAGTGAACAAGGCAGTATTCATTTGGAGCCTTTGACTCCATCAGAGGTGCTAGAGCATGAAGCGACTGAAATTCTTCAGAAAGGTAATGTTGCACCTTCATCAAAGAAAGCTGAACGACCCTCTGAACGAACAGATGAGACTTCTAAAGAAAGCAGTCCCAACAGAATGGAAACAACTGTAAACaagacagatgaa
- the ZNF280D gene encoding zinc finger protein 280D isoform X9, with protein sequence MMMMMSQSLLEKSQAQSHLVHVVQGMRLGGCDDSRCIRIPCFSCAWALADILNRVNFGSSRRGIQNGAPSRGTVTTFKPESHHYPTSASSPSAMPVSSVFQSVSRPTTSSVAVQPLSRPVNVSGTSQTLQRPVAGCLSTQQMPRPSSGISQPVSRPVTIPVTTQPVSRNITVPVVAQPVSRPVTTVTTQPVILNQDYIMDSPPAAPDNTSGILFGVRENSGVPQYQTGPSVNVTGLNESVFVSKRPATSEGNSVTPKKAKPNEVGAGSNSDVSPTVNSPTVTPSQNVSSKGTNATSSNIKNGGPFPRACPKCNIHFNLMDPLKNHMKYCCPDMINNFFPGVAKTECSSTTSKINESEKGKLIMLVNDFYYGKHEGDTQQVQQEQKTHTTFKCFSCLKVLKNNIRFMNHMKHHLELEKQSSESWESHTTCQHCYRQFPTPFQLQCHIESTHTPYESSTICKICELSFETEQVLLQHMKDNHKPGEMPYVCQVCNYRSSAFSDVETHFRTVHENTKHLLCPFCLKVIKIGAPYMHHYMRHQKKGIYRCTKCRLQFLTCKEKMDHKTQHHRTFRKPKQLEGLPPGTKVTIRASLGSLQSGSSVSTSTSTFQLSPKAKNTTTRNHNRSNTNKSKAKSKPSATSKKQNAWTNSSSKKKKVTNTALHNLRYRLGAHKCIECYSEIKDFANHFPTYVHCSLCRYNTSCSKAYVNHMMSFHSARPSKRFWIYKKHSEELRGVTVVCLNCDFLTDGSGLDSMATHLSESHTHTCQVIIENVSVDLPTAEQVSEKIQDLVYLKEKQKHQHLKANKSMSLQRKQKNAIEIKLKKLHRLKRMKTTHHSQIQKMFQIWNSMTIAPRILCMRKEHVVIQIVTNN encoded by the exons atgatgatgatgatgagcCAATCTTTGTTGGAGAAATCTCAAGCTCAAAGCCACCTAGTACAT GTAGTGCAGGGAATGAGGTTAGGTGGTTGTGATGACAGCAGATGTATCAGAATTCCATGTTTTTCCTGTGCTTGGGCTTTGGCAG ATATATTGAACAGAGTCAACTTCGGCTCATCACGAAGGGGGATACAGAATGGTGCACCCAGTAGAG GTACTGTTACTACATTCAAGCCTGAAAGTCACCATTATCCGACatctgcctccagccccagtGCCATGCCTGTCTCATCAGTCTTTCAGTCTGTATCCAGACCTACGACTAGCTCTGTAGCAGTTCAGCCATTGTCTAGACCAGTGAATGTTTCAGGAACTTCACAGACACTGCAGAGACCAGTTGCTGGATGTTTATCAACACAGCAGATGCCCCGGCCAAGTTCTGGAATATCACAGCCTGTTAGCAGACCTGTAACCATTCCAGTGACGACACAGCCAGTATCAAGAAATATCACAGTTCCTGTAGTGGCTCAACCTGTATCCAGGCCAGTGACTACTGTAACAACACAGCCTGTAATACTCAATCAG GATTATATTATGGATTCTCCACCAGCTGCACCAGATAATACATCTGGTATACTGTTTGGTGTGAGAGAGAACTCGGGAGTTCCACAGTACCAGACTGGGCCATCAGTGAATGTAACAG GTCTGAATGAGAGTGTTTTTGTATCTAAGCGTCCTGCTACTTCTGAAGGCAACAGTGTAACTCCAAAAAAGGCCAAGCCTAATGAGGTTGGTGCTGGAAGCAATTCAGATGTTTCACCTACAGTTAACTCTCCAACAGTAACACCATCACAAAATGTATCTTCAAAAG GTACTAATGCTACATCaagcaatattaaaaatggAGGACCTTTTCCACGAGCTTGTCCAAAGTGCAATATTCATTTCAATCTTATGGAtcctttaaaaaatcatatgaag TATTGTTGTCCAGATatgataaataatttcttccctgGAGTGGCCAAAACAGAATGTTCAAGTACAACAAGCAAAATCAATGAATCTGAGAAAGGAAAGTTGATTATGTTAGTTAACGACTTCTATTATGGGAAACATGAAGGTGATACCCAGCAGGTACAACAGGAGCAGAAGACTCATACAACATTTAAGTGCTTCAGCTGTCTGaaagttcttaaaaataacataag GTTTATGAACCACATGAAGCATCACTTAGAGCTTGAGAAGCAGAGCAGTGAAAGCTGGGAAAGCCATACCACCTGCCAGCACTGTTACCGTCAGTTTCCCACCCCATTTCAGCTGCAGTGCCACATTGAAAGTACACACACGCCTTATGAGTCGTCTA CTATTTGTAAAATCTGTGAATTATCCTTTGAAACAGAGCAAGTTCTTTTGCAACATATGAAGGACAATCATAAGCCAGGTGAAATGCCGTATGTTTGCCAG GTATGCAACTACAGATCCTCAGCTTTCTCTGATGTAGAAACACATTTCAGGACAGTtcatgaaaatacaaaacatttgctGTGCCCGTTTTGCctcaaagtaataaaaattgGAGCACCGTATATGCATCATTATATGAGGCATCAG aaaaaaggaatataCCGTTGCACTAAGTGCAGACTGCAATTTTTgacttgcaaagaaaaaatggatCACAAGACTCAGCATCATCGAACATTTAGAAAACCTAAACAGTTAGAAGGATTGCCTCCTGGAACAAAG GTCACTATTCGAGCATCTCTTGGATCTCTTCAGTCAGGATCTTCTGTTAGTACGAGTACATCCACATTTCAGCTATCACCTAAAGCTAAAAATACAACCACTAGAAATCATAACAGATCTAATACAAATAAgtcaaaagcaaaatcaaaaccGTCAGCTACGTCGAAGAAGCAAAATGCATGgaccaacagcagcagcaaaaaaaaaaaagttacaaatacaGCACTGCATAATCTAAG GTATCGTTTGGGAGCTCACAAATGCATTGAGTGTTACTCAGAAATAAAGGATTTTGCAAACCACTTTCCTACATATGTCCACTGTAGCTTATGCAGATATAATACTAGCTGTAGCAAAGCCTACGTGAATCACATGATGAG TTTTCACAGTGCTCGTCCAAGTAAAAGATTTTGGATCTACAAGAAGCATTCAGAAGAGCTACG AGGTGTGACTGTAGTATGTCTTAACTGCGATTTTCTGACCGATGGTTCTGGCTTAGATAGCATGGCCACACATCTGAGTGAAAGCCACACTCATACTTGTCAAGTTATTATAGAGAATG tttctgtagATTTGCCAACTGCTGAACAAGTATCTGA aaaaattcAAGACCTAGTttatctgaaggaaaaacagaaacaccaaCATTTAAAAG caaACAAGAGCATGAGTcttcagaggaaacaaaagaatgCAATAGAAATCAAGCTAAAAAAGTTGCATCGGTTGAAAAGAATGAAGACAACTCATCATTCTCAGATACAAAAAATGTTCCAGATTTGGAACTCCATGACAATAGCTCCAAGAATTCTTTGCATGAGAAAGGAGCATGTTGTGATTCAGATAGTAACAAACAATTAG